The Helianthus annuus cultivar XRQ/B chromosome 16, HanXRQr2.0-SUNRISE, whole genome shotgun sequence genome includes a window with the following:
- the LOC110920076 gene encoding leucine-rich repeat extensin-like protein 5: MGFNPLGPEDHFPGGNAMDVDEDTDPSMPPSGTPNHPIEISDGSPFVGSPYNGPDSFEERFRQYDWVFTPSYHNSPLHQPQHSSPLHPQQQPQQQPQQQQNPSEDSRLVAVTPPPPPPPVLPPPPPRRRRTNARISARGGVRIGTPPHSGGSRYLPLHEEPENGESSHPVSEVTSAPIAPPPPQDFGDPIPAYTSAAAYNPFEQTIHTGYNFTEDPHWVAANYNSLNPEGTFGGPWATGQSTYGYPSYGYQQPQPPQPPHYPLPPQAPMMSPPQVQEILQGINEVRREMRHELREDRRHNRGMFKKMVDLIKGKSKKDY; this comes from the coding sequence atgggttttaacccacttggaccagaAGACCATTTTCCTGGTGGCAATGCGATGGATGTCGATGAAGATACCGATCCCTCAATGCCACCATCTGGAACTCCGAACCACCCtatcgagatttctgatgggtcacCTTTTGTGGGATCACCATACAATGGTCCCGACAGCTTTGAGGAGAGATTCAGGCAGTATGACTGGGTAtttacccctagttaccataactctccccTGCACCAGCCGCAACACAGCTCTCCCTTGCACCCCCAGCAACAGCCtcaacagcagccacagcagcagcagaatccttctgaggattcccGACTTGTCGCAGTCactccaccgccgccaccacctccggttttgcctcccCCGCCTCCGAGGCGAAGACGAACGAACGCACGGATTTCCGCACGAGGGGGAGTGcgcatcggcacccctccacattcagGTGGCAGCCGGTACTTGCCACTTCACGAAGAACCAGAGAATGGAGAATCTTCACATCCCGTCTCAGAAGTAACTTCTGCACCAatcgcgccaccaccaccacaggattTCGGAGACCCAATCCCTGCTTATACTAGCGCGGCAGCATACAATCCCTTCGAGCAGACGATCCACACAGGTTATAACTTTACAGAGGATCCCCACTGGGTAGCTGCGAACTACAACTCTCTCAATCCGGAAggtacttttggaggtccctgggctacgggacaatcgacCTATGGATACCCATCATATGGAtatcagcagccgcagcctcctcaaccaccgcatTATCCGCTACCACCGCAGGCACCGATGATGTCGCCGCcacaagttcaagaaatccttcaaGGGATAAATGAAGTGCGACGAGAGATGCGACATGAATTACGGGAAGATCGTCGGCATAATCGTGGGATGTTTAAGAAAATGGTGGATTTAATCAAGGGAAAAAGCAAGAAGGACTACTAA